The Humulus lupulus chromosome 3, drHumLupu1.1, whole genome shotgun sequence genome window below encodes:
- the LOC133825190 gene encoding uncharacterized protein LOC133825190, whose amino-acid sequence MERKRGSPFSKLINQLPIPIKFKMLTWKMYTGLEDPISHVHNFELQTDLQGIQDDARCRIFPTTLSEISQQWFFKLQPGSITLWDGFVCTFYSQFSSAMPLPVEPNALVDIKLRDNEPLKDYIQRFMREATRVKSLSNDEEFIKLEEAERKVDNPTQTATEQGKTDAGNTTNPAEGGNNGAKNGKCTNGAGSSDKHNDNKKPKNVEQPKPHEYVPKFATYSILLETQEDVFNATQVVVLYRRPPPMLKDLNRRDMSNFCRFHNDYGHETNDVTT is encoded by the exons ATGGAGAGGAAGAGAGGTTCCCCATTTTCTAAACTTATTAATCAACTACCCATACCTATCAAATTCAAAATGCTGACATGGAAGATGTACACTGGACTGGAGGACCCAATATCTCATGTTCACAACTTTGAACTACAGACTGATTTACAGGGAATTCAGGATGATGccaggtgcaggatcttcccaaccactcTGTCAGAAATTTCTCAGCAATGGTTCTTCAAGCTACAACCAGGGTCGATTACATTATGGGATGGATTTGTATGCACATTCTATTCTCAATTCTCTTCAGCAATGCCCCTTCCCGTCGAGCCGAATGCCCTGGTGGACATAAAACTAAGAGATAATGAACCTTTGAAGGACTACATTCAACGTTTTATGCGAGAAGCCACCCGAGTAAAATCCCTTAGTAATGATG AGGAATTCATAAAGCTTGAGGAAGCTGAGAGGAAGGTGGATAATCCAACTCAGACGGCTACTGAGCAGGGGAAAACAGATGCTGGGAATACCACCAACCCTGCAGAGGGAGGAAACAATGGGGCTAAGAATGGAAAATGCACTAATGGGGCTGGAAGTAGCGATAAGCATAATGATAATAAGAAGCCTAAGAATGTCGAGCAGCCCAAGCCACATGAATATGTTCCTAAATTTGCTACTTACTCCATCCTGTTAGAGACCCAGGAGGATGTTTTTAATGCCACACAGGTTGTCGTACTGTACAGAAGACCTCCACCAATGTTGAAGGATCTTAATAGACGGGATATGTCCAACTTCTGccggtttcacaatgactatggtcatgaaaccaatgaTGTAACCACCTGA